In Zunongwangia profunda SM-A87, the following proteins share a genomic window:
- a CDS encoding rod shape-determining protein, translated as MGFFDFLIEEIAIDLGTANTLIIHNDKVVVDSPSIVARDRTSGKITAVGKEAAMMQGKTHENIKTIRPLKDGVIADFDASEKMLTMFIKEIPALKRKMFTPALRMVICIPSGITEVEMRAVKESAERVNGKEVYLIHEPMAAAIGIGVDIMQPKGNMIVDIGGGTTEIAVIALGGIVCDKSIKIAGDVFTNDIVYYMRTQHNLYVGERTAEKIKIQIGAATEDLEVPPDEMSVQGRDLLTGKPKQVNISYREIAKALDKSILRIEDAVMETLSQTPPELAADIYNTGIYLAGGGSMLRGLDKRLSTKTDLPVYIAEDPLRAVVRGTGITLKTLNRYKGILIK; from the coding sequence ATGGGATTTTTTGATTTTCTCATTGAAGAAATAGCGATAGATTTAGGAACTGCCAACACCCTTATTATTCATAATGATAAGGTGGTGGTAGATAGCCCTTCGATTGTAGCCCGCGATCGTACCTCTGGTAAGATTACGGCTGTAGGAAAAGAAGCGGCAATGATGCAGGGAAAGACACATGAGAATATCAAAACCATTCGGCCTTTAAAAGACGGTGTAATTGCCGATTTTGATGCCAGTGAAAAGATGCTTACCATGTTTATTAAAGAAATTCCCGCGCTTAAACGTAAAATGTTTACGCCGGCCTTAAGAATGGTAATTTGCATCCCTTCTGGAATTACAGAAGTAGAAATGCGAGCGGTAAAAGAAAGTGCCGAGCGTGTTAACGGTAAAGAAGTATACCTTATTCACGAGCCTATGGCTGCTGCTATTGGTATTGGTGTAGACATCATGCAGCCTAAAGGGAACATGATTGTAGATATAGGTGGTGGTACTACCGAGATTGCGGTAATCGCTCTTGGCGGAATTGTTTGTGACAAATCGATTAAAATCGCTGGAGATGTGTTTACCAACGACATCGTGTATTATATGCGTACACAACATAACCTGTATGTTGGAGAACGTACAGCAGAAAAAATCAAAATTCAGATTGGTGCGGCTACTGAAGATTTAGAAGTCCCACCAGACGAAATGAGCGTACAGGGGCGTGACCTTTTAACAGGGAAGCCAAAGCAGGTAAATATTTCCTATCGTGAAATTGCAAAAGCTCTAGATAAATCTATTCTTCGAATTGAAGATGCGGTAATGGAAACTTTATCACAAACCCCTCCAGAACTGGCAGCCGATATTTATAATACCGGTATTTATCTAGCCGGTGGAGGATCGATGTTAAGAGGTTTAGATAAACGATTATCCACTAAAACAGACCTTCCTGTTTATATTGCTGAAGATCCTTTAAGAGCGGTAGTAAGAGGAACGGGGATTACTTTAAAAACGCTAAATAGATACAAAGGAATATTGATAAAGTAG
- the purH gene encoding bifunctional phosphoribosylaminoimidazolecarboxamide formyltransferase/IMP cyclohydrolase, with translation MSNLKQAKSALISVFSKDGLAPIVKKLNELGITIYSTGGTEQFIKDLGIDVVPVEDVTSYPSILGGRVKTLHPKVFGGILNRQDNDSDVQEIAQYEIPQIDIVIVDLYPFEKTVASGASEQDIIEKIDIGGISLIRAAAKNFKDVLCVSSVNDYAEFLNILNEGNGETSLAQRKNFAAKSFNISSHYDTAIFNYFNTSEEIPAFKQSIQEGKTLRYGENPHQKGTFFGDFDAMFDKLHGKELSYNNLLDVDAAVNLMNEFKGEAPTFAILKHNNACGLAQRETIKQAYVDALAGDPVSAFGGILIANTEIDKATAEEIHSLFCEVVIAPSFSDEALEILKGKKNRIILIQKETELPENQVRTCLNGVLVQGKDNKTDVLDDLSYATTNKPTEQEIEDLLFASKICKHTKSNTIVLAKNKQLCSSGTGQTSRVDALRQSIEKAGSFKFDLKGAVMASDAFFPFPDCVEIAGNAGITAVIQPGGSIKDQLSIDYCNDHDIAMVMTGTRHFKH, from the coding sequence ATGAGCAATTTAAAACAAGCCAAATCTGCCTTAATTTCAGTATTCAGTAAAGATGGTTTGGCGCCCATCGTTAAAAAGCTTAACGAACTGGGAATCACAATTTATTCTACCGGAGGAACAGAACAATTTATTAAAGATCTGGGAATCGATGTTGTTCCTGTAGAAGACGTAACTTCTTATCCTTCTATTTTAGGTGGTCGTGTAAAAACATTACATCCAAAAGTTTTTGGCGGAATTTTAAATCGCCAGGATAACGATAGTGACGTTCAAGAAATTGCTCAATATGAAATCCCGCAAATTGACATTGTTATCGTAGATTTATATCCTTTTGAAAAAACAGTCGCCTCTGGCGCATCAGAGCAGGATATTATTGAAAAGATCGATATTGGCGGCATTTCTCTAATAAGGGCCGCCGCAAAAAATTTTAAAGATGTACTTTGTGTATCTTCTGTAAACGATTATGCCGAGTTCTTAAATATCCTAAACGAAGGAAATGGAGAAACAAGCTTAGCGCAACGTAAAAATTTCGCAGCAAAATCATTTAATATCTCTTCGCACTACGATACTGCGATTTTCAATTATTTTAATACTTCAGAGGAGATTCCTGCATTCAAACAAAGCATTCAGGAAGGCAAAACTTTACGATATGGTGAGAATCCGCATCAAAAAGGAACATTTTTTGGAGATTTTGACGCCATGTTTGATAAGCTCCACGGAAAAGAGTTATCTTACAACAACCTTTTAGATGTTGATGCCGCGGTTAACCTAATGAATGAATTTAAAGGAGAAGCTCCTACTTTTGCGATTTTAAAGCATAATAATGCCTGCGGACTTGCACAGCGTGAGACCATAAAACAGGCATATGTAGATGCTTTGGCAGGAGATCCTGTTTCAGCTTTCGGCGGAATTTTAATTGCCAACACAGAGATTGATAAAGCTACTGCGGAGGAAATTCATTCTTTATTTTGTGAAGTAGTAATCGCTCCTTCTTTTTCTGATGAAGCTTTAGAAATTCTAAAGGGAAAGAAAAACCGGATCATTTTAATCCAAAAGGAAACGGAACTTCCGGAAAATCAGGTTCGCACCTGCCTAAATGGAGTTTTAGTTCAGGGTAAAGACAATAAAACAGATGTTTTAGACGATTTATCTTACGCAACAACTAATAAACCTACAGAACAGGAAATTGAAGATCTTTTATTTGCTTCAAAAATTTGTAAGCATACAAAATCCAATACTATTGTTCTGGCAAAAAACAAACAACTTTGTTCTAGCGGAACGGGACAAACCTCCCGTGTAGACGCTTTAAGACAGAGCATTGAAAAAGCAGGTTCTTTTAAATTCGATCTTAAAGGAGCAGTAATGGCAAGTGATGCCTTTTTTCCATTTCCAGATTGCGTAGAGATTGCAGGAAATGCAGGAATAACGGCAGTAATCCAGCCAGGTGGTTCTATAAAAGATCAGTTAAGTATCGATTATTGTAATGATCATGATATTGCAATGGTAATGACAGGAACCCGCCATTTTAAACATTAA
- a CDS encoding ABC transporter permease: protein MLIFLRVLGESFNFAINALKNNLLRTFLSLLGVTIGIFSIIGVLAAVDSLKNEISGSLSSLDNSTTIVMRFNFGPTDIPRWKWQQFPDVTYDEYQFLKRNLPDAKAVTFTQNVPAETIKYQDASSLGVSVQAVGSEYYDIEAINIEEGRFFNESEAASGSPVIVMGSEIAENLFGSIDPLGKQVRMYGSKFTVIGLLKKEGSSMFGPSKDGQVFIPVNVTRRIYGENNRNIFPQILLKPEADVDNAEFLAVLEQRLRSFRGIKPGEVSTFFVNQLKGFTDMIDNITGTLNMIGLVISGFSLLVGGFGIANIMFVSVKERTNLIGIQKSLGAKNKFILFQFLFEAIILAIIGGAAGLFFVWIATIIASNFTGDFDFILSFGNIILGTTVSALIGLISGIIPAISASRLDPVEAIRTGM from the coding sequence ATGCTTATATTTCTAAGAGTCCTTGGTGAGAGCTTTAATTTTGCGATTAATGCACTAAAAAATAATCTTTTACGTACTTTTTTATCCCTGCTAGGGGTAACTATAGGTATTTTCTCTATAATAGGGGTACTGGCGGCTGTAGATTCATTAAAGAATGAAATCTCTGGTTCTTTAAGTAGTCTGGATAATAGTACCACTATCGTAATGCGCTTTAATTTTGGGCCAACAGATATTCCACGGTGGAAATGGCAACAGTTTCCAGATGTTACTTACGACGAATATCAATTTTTAAAACGTAATCTACCAGATGCCAAAGCAGTTACTTTTACTCAAAATGTACCTGCGGAAACTATAAAATATCAAGATGCCAGTAGTCTTGGTGTTAGTGTGCAAGCTGTTGGAAGCGAATATTATGATATCGAAGCTATCAATATTGAAGAGGGACGTTTTTTTAACGAATCTGAAGCTGCCAGCGGTTCACCTGTGATCGTAATGGGAAGCGAGATCGCCGAAAATCTTTTTGGAAGCATAGATCCGTTGGGCAAACAAGTGCGAATGTACGGTAGCAAATTTACCGTTATAGGATTACTTAAAAAAGAAGGTTCTTCTATGTTTGGCCCCAGTAAAGACGGTCAGGTTTTTATTCCGGTGAATGTCACCAGACGTATTTATGGTGAAAATAACAGAAATATTTTTCCTCAAATCTTATTAAAACCAGAAGCTGACGTTGATAATGCCGAATTTCTAGCGGTGTTAGAGCAGCGGTTAAGAAGTTTTCGCGGAATAAAACCGGGCGAAGTAAGCACCTTTTTTGTCAATCAGCTTAAAGGATTCACAGATATGATCGATAATATTACAGGCACCCTAAATATGATCGGACTTGTAATTAGTGGGTTTTCTTTGCTAGTGGGTGGATTTGGGATTGCTAACATTATGTTTGTGAGTGTAAAAGAACGGACAAATCTTATCGGAATTCAAAAATCATTGGGTGCCAAGAATAAATTTATTCTCTTTCAATTTCTATTCGAAGCCATTATTCTGGCCATAATTGGTGGAGCCGCAGGTTTATTTTTTGTATGGATAGCTACCATTATTGCGTCAAACTTTACCGGTGATTTTGATTTTATTCTTTCTTTCGGAAATATCATTTTAGGTACAACGGTCTCTGCATTGATCGGATTGATCTCTGGGATAATTCCAGCAATTTCAGCTTCACGCCTGGATCCTGTTGAAGCGATAAGAACAGGGATGTAA
- a CDS encoding GAF domain-containing protein → MPFDKLRPQVEDILNTKELSVDHRLTQVCELLMETIPYYDWVGFYFKNGDKEELKLRSFAGEPTDHDIIPFGKGICGQVAISNENFVVPDVKAQNNYIACSIHVKAEIVVPLFVNGENIGQIDIDSHTPDPFSKEDERFLEFVNEKVAEILE, encoded by the coding sequence ATGCCATTTGATAAATTAAGACCACAGGTTGAAGACATTCTAAATACCAAAGAATTATCGGTAGATCATCGATTAACACAGGTTTGCGAATTATTAATGGAAACAATCCCTTACTACGATTGGGTTGGATTTTATTTTAAAAATGGCGATAAAGAGGAATTAAAACTTCGTTCTTTTGCCGGTGAACCTACCGATCATGACATTATTCCTTTTGGAAAAGGAATTTGCGGACAGGTAGCCATTTCTAATGAGAATTTTGTAGTTCCCGATGTGAAAGCACAGAACAATTATATTGCCTGTAGCATCCATGTAAAAGCTGAAATTGTAGTCCCACTATTTGTAAATGGTGAAAATATTGGTCAGATTGATATTGACTCTCATACACCAGATCCTTTCTCTAAAGAAGACGAGCGTTTTCTTGAATTTGTAAATGAAAAAGTTGCTGAAATACTGGAGTAA
- the xrtF gene encoding exosortase family protein XrtF: MFQLFKKYSVVIRFVAVFLGSYFLLSVLYNAYLIFSETRTKFYPDFFTNIVSRQSAAIMEFLGYSIKLQAHQTQNAVQVFIEDTLLVRVVEGCNSISVIILFTSFILSFFAKKRTTFFYILAGSVFIYAMNLIRIALLTIAIYKYPEYTSLMHDIVFPLIIYGTVIILWVFWVRVYANLEKNESQV; this comes from the coding sequence TTGTTTCAGCTTTTTAAAAAATATAGCGTTGTTATTCGGTTTGTTGCCGTATTTCTGGGGAGCTATTTTTTGCTTTCTGTGCTTTATAATGCCTATTTAATTTTTTCTGAGACACGAACTAAATTTTATCCCGATTTTTTTACCAATATCGTGAGTAGGCAAAGTGCTGCAATAATGGAATTTTTAGGATATTCTATAAAATTGCAAGCTCATCAAACCCAAAATGCCGTACAGGTTTTTATTGAAGACACCTTATTGGTTCGAGTGGTTGAAGGCTGTAACAGTATTAGTGTGATTATTCTTTTTACTTCTTTTATACTGTCTTTTTTCGCAAAGAAGCGAACCACTTTTTTTTATATTTTGGCAGGAAGCGTATTTATTTATGCGATGAACTTAATTCGTATAGCCTTGCTTACCATTGCGATATATAAATATCCTGAATATACCTCTTTAATGCATGATATTGTTTTTCCACTAATAATTTATGGGACGGTAATAATATTATGGGTTTTTTGGGTTCGAGTGTATGCAAATTTAGAAAAGAATGAAAGCCAGGTATAG
- a CDS encoding exosortase F system-associated membrane protein yields MKARYRIVFIGMLVIVLAVIRFYESSLFYDPLINFFKSSDYLNDKIPAFKAGLLILNTIFRYILNSIISIGIIAIAFIDRNIVKFSAVLFFILLILAGSVFTYLIFTIENEHFLALFYVRRFLIHPIFILVLLPAFYYYRINNQNIKNRN; encoded by the coding sequence ATGAAAGCCAGGTATAGAATTGTATTCATTGGGATGCTCGTGATCGTGCTAGCAGTTATTCGGTTTTATGAAAGCAGTCTTTTTTACGATCCTCTCATCAATTTTTTTAAATCTTCAGATTATCTAAATGATAAAATCCCAGCCTTTAAAGCTGGATTATTGATCCTGAATACCATTTTTAGATATATATTAAATAGTATAATTTCAATTGGCATCATAGCCATAGCTTTTATAGATCGTAATATTGTAAAGTTTTCAGCAGTATTATTTTTTATCCTATTAATTCTTGCTGGCAGCGTTTTTACTTATCTTATTTTTACTATAGAAAATGAACATTTTCTTGCCCTGTTTTATGTAAGACGCTTTTTAATTCATCCTATATTTATTTTGGTGCTTTTACCGGCCTTTTATTATTACCGAATAAACAATCAAAATATAAAAAATAGAAATTGA
- a CDS encoding HYC_CC_PP family protein has product MKKVFCKIVASILAVLVLFSTLSFTVDQHFCGSFLVDSAVFTKAKTCGMEMSSADSTEASITKESCCTNKKLEVKGQDELKQNFNTLDFQQQVFITGLVYAYLKLFEVSEPDFIPFKDYSPPKLVCNIQLQDQVFLI; this is encoded by the coding sequence ATGAAAAAGGTTTTTTGTAAAATAGTTGCTTCCATTTTAGCCGTTTTGGTGCTTTTTTCTACCTTATCTTTTACGGTAGATCAGCATTTCTGCGGAAGTTTTCTTGTAGATAGCGCTGTTTTTACAAAAGCAAAAACCTGCGGAATGGAGATGAGCTCTGCGGATTCTACTGAAGCTTCCATTACCAAAGAATCTTGTTGTACCAATAAAAAACTGGAAGTAAAAGGTCAGGATGAACTGAAGCAGAACTTCAATACTCTCGATTTTCAGCAGCAAGTATTTATTACTGGTTTGGTATATGCTTACCTAAAGTTATTTGAGGTTTCAGAACCAGATTTTATTCCTTTTAAAGATTACTCTCCGCCAAAGCTTGTCTGTAATATTCAGTTACAGGATCAGGTTTTCCTTATTTGA